The proteins below are encoded in one region of Bremerella sp. P1:
- a CDS encoding MFS transporter gives MATDAASLEAASLRRDPLVRATPFFYGWVMLGVAMVAQYCTSPGQTYGVALFNKHIATSLATETFKAAHPGQEVVLTKELIDAEIVTVTTAYLWGTILAAFPVPWIGALADRWGLRKTITLIITLFGLACMFMSQVEGPYALFVAFLAIRTLGQGSLTLLATNTADMWFQRKLGFANGIRNLSAPIAFATFPVITIALINAFGWQQAYFALGVGVWAIMFPILLFVFRNHPEEVGQLPDGEKRVPRKDNEPESRGSFFMMPQLTLGEAFGERSFWIVLSFMTMWAMIGTALMFMVIPYVESRGLTEEDAQVVFWTMAISMASCQFFGGILADYFKLNYLLVAGAVLLGSGVLVYLSIDSVWMAGAYGLTFGVAQGVSAAGSNSLLARYFGRAHLGKIKGFQMMSIVGGSAAGPFLMSQGKELLGSYDAVLMLFATMLFVQAVACFFATPPAAREEVADPSKHSHPQSTTHGTAPFTGTSSGDQSKPTLQAAD, from the coding sequence ATCTTTGCGACGCGATCCGCTCGTCCGAGCGACCCCTTTCTTCTACGGTTGGGTCATGCTGGGCGTCGCGATGGTCGCTCAATATTGCACCAGCCCCGGTCAGACGTACGGCGTCGCGCTGTTTAACAAACACATTGCCACCTCGCTGGCGACCGAAACGTTCAAAGCCGCTCACCCTGGCCAAGAGGTCGTTCTGACCAAGGAACTGATCGACGCCGAGATCGTGACGGTGACGACCGCCTATTTGTGGGGAACGATCCTCGCTGCGTTTCCCGTTCCGTGGATCGGTGCCCTCGCCGATCGGTGGGGACTGCGCAAGACCATCACGCTGATCATTACCCTGTTCGGCCTGGCCTGCATGTTCATGTCCCAGGTCGAAGGACCGTACGCGTTGTTCGTGGCATTTCTCGCGATACGAACCTTAGGGCAAGGCTCGCTCACGCTGCTGGCGACCAATACGGCTGACATGTGGTTTCAACGAAAGCTGGGCTTTGCCAATGGCATTCGTAACCTGTCCGCGCCGATCGCGTTCGCCACGTTTCCGGTCATCACCATCGCGTTGATTAACGCGTTCGGCTGGCAGCAGGCCTACTTCGCGTTGGGCGTGGGCGTGTGGGCAATCATGTTCCCGATCTTGCTCTTCGTCTTCCGTAACCATCCGGAAGAAGTTGGCCAACTGCCTGATGGCGAGAAACGCGTTCCACGTAAGGATAATGAGCCTGAGAGTCGCGGTTCGTTCTTCATGATGCCGCAGCTAACGCTGGGCGAAGCGTTTGGCGAACGCTCGTTCTGGATCGTGCTTTCCTTCATGACGATGTGGGCCATGATCGGCACCGCGCTGATGTTCATGGTGATCCCGTATGTCGAAAGCCGAGGGCTGACCGAAGAAGACGCTCAGGTCGTCTTCTGGACCATGGCCATCAGCATGGCCAGCTGTCAGTTCTTTGGCGGCATCCTGGCCGACTACTTCAAGTTGAATTACCTGTTGGTGGCTGGCGCCGTGTTGCTGGGCAGTGGCGTGCTGGTCTACCTTTCGATCGACTCGGTTTGGATGGCGGGTGCGTACGGTCTGACGTTTGGTGTTGCTCAAGGTGTTTCGGCTGCCGGATCGAATTCGCTGCTGGCACGCTACTTTGGCCGGGCTCACTTGGGCAAGATCAAAGGCTTCCAGATGATGTCGATCGTCGGAGGCAGTGCGGCCGGGCCGTTTCTGATGAGCCAGGGGAAAGAACTTCTGGGCAGCTATGACGCAGTGCTCATGTTGTTTGCTACCATGTTGTTCGTTCAGGCGGTTGCGTGCTTCTTCGCGACCCCGCCCGCCGCACGCGAGGAAGTGGCGGACCCCAGCAAGCACTCCCATCCGCAAAGCACCACTCATGGCACGGCTCCATTTACGGGGACTTCCTCCGGGGACCAATCGAAACCAACTCTTCAAGCTGCTGATTGA